ACCATCGCCGGCGTGCGGCAGGCGCTCGACGACGCCGGCGCGCTGGAGTACACCACGATCGTCGCCGCACCGGCCTCGGATTCGGCCGGCTTCAAGTGGCTCGCGCCGTATACCGGGTCGGCGATCGGCCAGCACTGGATGTACGACGGCAAGCACGTGCTGATCGTGTTCGACGATCTGACCAAGCAGGCCGAGGCGTACCGGGCGATCTCGCTGCTGTTGCGCCGCCCGCCGGGCCGCGAAGCCTATCCCGGCGACGTGTTCTACCTGCACTCGCGTCTGCTGGAGCGCTGCGCGAAGCTCTCCGACGAGCTCGGCGCCGGCTCGATGACCGGGCTGCCGATCATCGAGACCAAGGCCAACGACATCTCGGCCTACATCCCGACCAACGTCATCTCGATCACCGACGGTCAGTGCTTCCTGGAGACCGACCTGTTCAACCAGGGCGTGCGGCCGGCGATCAACGTCGGCGTCTCGGTATCGCGGGTCGGCGGCGCGGCACAGATCAAGGCGATGAAGGAAGTTGCGGGTTCGTTGCGGCTGGAGTTGTCCCAGTACCGCGAGCTGGAAGCGTTCGCAGCGTTCGCCTCCGACCTGGACGCAGCGTCCAAAGCGCAGCTGGAACGCGGCGCCCGGTTGGTCGAGCTGCTCAAGCAGCCGCAGTACACGCCGTACCCGGTCGAGGAGCAGGTCGTGGCGATCTACCTCGGCACGGGTGGACACCTGGATTCGGTGCCGGTGGCCGACGTGATCCGGTTCGAGACCGAGTTCCTGGAAGCCATGCGGTCCCGGCACTCGGACATCTTGGCCACCATTCGAGACTCGAAGAAACTCGACGACGACACCTCGGAGTCGCTGGACTCGGCGATCGCCGACTTCAAGAAGAGTTTCGCCGCCTCCGACGGTGGCTCGGTGACCGCAGACGACAACGCCGGCGTCGAGGCGCTGGACGACGAGGAAGCCGAGTCGGTCAAGGTTCGCCGGTCGGCTCCGTCGCTGAAGAAGTAGGGACGTCGGCGGATGGGTGCACAGATTCGGGTACTGCGTCGAAGGATTCGTTCGGCCAAGTCGCTGAAGAAGATCACCAAGGCGCAAGAGCTGATCGCTACCTCACGGATCTCCAAGGCGCAGGCGCGGGTGCAGGCCGCTCGGCCCTACACCGACGAGTTGACCCAGGTGCTCAGCACGTTGGCCGGTGAAGCGGCGTTGGATCATCCGCTGCTGGTCGAGCGGGCGAATCCGCGGCGGGCGGGCGTGCTGGTCGTGTCCTCGGACCGTGGTTTGTGCGGTGGCTACAACGCGAACGCATTGCGGACGGCGGAGGAGCTGTTCGAGAAGCTGCGCAGCGAAGGCAAAACGCCGGTGGTGTACGCGATCGGTCGGAAGGCCGTGAACTACTACCGGTTCCGCCAGCGGGCGTTGGCGGATTCCTGGACCGGGTTCTCCGAGCAGCCCAGCTACGAGAATGCAGTGACCGTGGCCGACACCTTGGTGACCGCGTTCCTGGCCGGTTCGACCGACGAGGACGAGTCGCTCGACACGGACGACGGCGGTGTGGACGAGCTGCACATCGTCTACACCCAGTTCATCTCGATGCTGAACCTGCGGGCGGAGGCGCGCCGAATCGCTCCGCTCGAGGTCGAGTACGAGGGGGAAGCGGGCGAGCCGACCACCGAGTACGAGTTCGAACCCGGCGCGGACGAGCTGTTCGGCGCATTGTTGCCGAGATATCTCGCCACCCGGGTGTACTCCGCGCTGCTCGAGTCGGCAGCGTCGGAGTCGGCCGCGCGTCGGCGGGCCATGAAAGCGGCCACCGACAACGCGGACGAACTGATCAAGGGCCTCACCCTCGACGCCAACCGCGCGCGACAGGCCCAGATCACGCAGGAAATCAGTGAAATCGTCGGTGGCGTTGACGCGCTCGCCGCTACAGGAAGTGACGACTGACTCAATGACCGCCCCCACTCAGACAGATGGTCGCTCCGCAGGCTCCGCTTCAGCCGGTCGCGTCGTCCGGGTCACCGGCCCGGTCGTCGACGTCGAGTTCCCACGCGACGGCATTCCCGAGCTCTTCAACGCACTGCATGCCGATATCACCTTCCCGGAGATGAAGAAGACGCTGACGCTGGAGGTCGCCCAGCACCTCGGCGACAACCTGGTCCGGACGATCTCGATGCAGCCGACCGACGGTTTGGTCCGCGGCGTGTCGGTGACCGACACCGGCTCGGCCATCTCGGTTCCGGTCGGTGACGGCGTCAAGGGACATGTGTTCGACGCACTCGGCGAGTGCCTCGACGAACCGGGCTACGGGAAGGACTTCCCGCACTGGTCGATCCATCGCAATCCGCCCGCTTTCGACGAGCTCGAAGGCCGTACGGAGATGCTGGAAACCGGCCTGAAGGTCGTGGACCTGCTGACGCCATATGTCCGTGGCGGCAAGATCGGTCTGTTCGGTGGCGCCGGGGTGGGCAAGACGGTGCTCATCCAGGAGATGATCAACCGCATCGCGCGCAACTTTGCCGGCACGTCGGTGTTCGCCGGCGTGGGTGAGCGGACCCGCGAAGGCAATGATCTCTGGGTCGAGCTCGCCGATGCGAACGTCCTCAAGGACACCGCGCTGGTGTTCGGTCAGATGGACGAGCCGCCGGGCACCCGCATGCGGGTCGCCTTGTCCGCACTCACCATGGCCGAATACTTCCGCGATGAGCAGAAGCAGGACGTGCTGCTGTTCATCGACAACATCTTCCGGTTCACCCAGGCCGGTTCGGAGGTGTCGACGCTGCTCGGTCGGATGCCCTCGGCGGTGGGGTACCAGCCGACCCTGGCCGACGAGATGGGTGAGCTGCAGGAGCGGATCACCTCGACGAAGGGCCGCTCGATCACGTCGATGCAGGCGATCTACGTGCCTGCCGACGACTACACCGACCCGGCTCCGGCGACGACGTTCGCGCATCTCGATGCGACCACCGAGCTGTCCCGCGCGGTGTTCTCGAAAGGCATCTTCCCCGCGGTCGACCCGTTGGCTTCGTCGTCGACGATCCTGTTGCCGGGCATCGTCGGCGACGAGCACTACCGTGTCGCGCAGGAAGTCATCCGGATCCTGCAGCGTTATCAAGATTTGCAGGACATCATCGCGATTCTCGGTATCGACGAGCTGTCCGAGGAGGACAAGCAACTGGTCGGCCGGGCCCGGCGAGTCGAGCGCTTCCTGTCGCAGAACATGTTCGCGGCCGAGCAGTTCACCGGTCAGGCCGGCTCCAATGTGCCGCTGAAGGAAAACATCGATGCCTTCGACCGGCTCTGCAAGGGTGAGTTCGATCACGTTCCGGAGCAGGCGTTCTTTATGATCGGCGGACTGGACGATCTGGCGAAGAAGGCCGAAACCCTGGGGGCGAAGCTCTGATGGCGGAGATGACGGTCGAGTTGGTGGCCGTCGAGCGGCGGGTGTGGTCGGGGGAGGCGACGTTCGTTTTCGCTCGGACCACGGTCGGTGAGATCGGGATCTTGCCGCACCACATTCCGCTGATGGCTCAGCTCGTCGCCGATGCTCCGGTGCGCATCGACACGGCGGACGGTGAGGAGCTGATCTTCGCGGTGGACGGTGGTTTCCTGGCGATCGCCGAGAACGGTGTGACGATCCTCGCCGAAGCGGCGGAAGCGGCAGCCGATATCGACGCCGAACAGGCCGAGCGCGACGCCGCGTCGGACGACGAACGGGTGAGTGCGCGCGGTCGGGCACGGCTGCGCGCACTCGGCCGATCCGGCTAGCGGCAGGAGGAGGCGAGTCGCGGTGGGGATCGGAATGATTCTGGTCACAGTTCTCGTACTGTTGGTTACCGCGCTCGCCCTTGTCGCCTGCTACCGCCTGTGGGTGCTGCGTCGCGGCGGTACGGCAGCTATCTTGCGGGTACTTCCGGCATCCGGCGGTCAGGGTTGGCGGCACGGGATCATCCGCTACGACGACGACTCGCTGGTGTTCTACAAGTTGTCCAGCCTGAA
Above is a genomic segment from Skermania piniformis containing:
- a CDS encoding F0F1 ATP synthase subunit gamma codes for the protein MGAQIRVLRRRIRSAKSLKKITKAQELIATSRISKAQARVQAARPYTDELTQVLSTLAGEAALDHPLLVERANPRRAGVLVVSSDRGLCGGYNANALRTAEELFEKLRSEGKTPVVYAIGRKAVNYYRFRQRALADSWTGFSEQPSYENAVTVADTLVTAFLAGSTDEDESLDTDDGGVDELHIVYTQFISMLNLRAEARRIAPLEVEYEGEAGEPTTEYEFEPGADELFGALLPRYLATRVYSALLESAASESAARRRAMKAATDNADELIKGLTLDANRARQAQITQEISEIVGGVDALAATGSDD
- the atpA gene encoding F0F1 ATP synthase subunit alpha, which encodes MAELTISPDEIHGAIESYVSSFSSETNREEIGIVADTGDGIAHVEGLPSAMTQELLEFEGGVLGVALNLDEGSIGAVILGEYEHIEEGQQVRRTGEVLSVPVGDAFLGRVVDPLGKPIDGLGDIEPETRRALELQAPSVVQRQSVAQPLQTGIKAIDAMTPIGRGQRQLIIGDRKTGKTAVCVDTILNQKEAWATGDPAQQVRCVYVAVGQKGSTIAGVRQALDDAGALEYTTIVAAPASDSAGFKWLAPYTGSAIGQHWMYDGKHVLIVFDDLTKQAEAYRAISLLLRRPPGREAYPGDVFYLHSRLLERCAKLSDELGAGSMTGLPIIETKANDISAYIPTNVISITDGQCFLETDLFNQGVRPAINVGVSVSRVGGAAQIKAMKEVAGSLRLELSQYRELEAFAAFASDLDAASKAQLERGARLVELLKQPQYTPYPVEEQVVAIYLGTGGHLDSVPVADVIRFETEFLEAMRSRHSDILATIRDSKKLDDDTSESLDSAIADFKKSFAASDGGSVTADDNAGVEALDDEEAESVKVRRSAPSLKK
- the atpD gene encoding F0F1 ATP synthase subunit beta — encoded protein: MTAPTQTDGRSAGSASAGRVVRVTGPVVDVEFPRDGIPELFNALHADITFPEMKKTLTLEVAQHLGDNLVRTISMQPTDGLVRGVSVTDTGSAISVPVGDGVKGHVFDALGECLDEPGYGKDFPHWSIHRNPPAFDELEGRTEMLETGLKVVDLLTPYVRGGKIGLFGGAGVGKTVLIQEMINRIARNFAGTSVFAGVGERTREGNDLWVELADANVLKDTALVFGQMDEPPGTRMRVALSALTMAEYFRDEQKQDVLLFIDNIFRFTQAGSEVSTLLGRMPSAVGYQPTLADEMGELQERITSTKGRSITSMQAIYVPADDYTDPAPATTFAHLDATTELSRAVFSKGIFPAVDPLASSSTILLPGIVGDEHYRVAQEVIRILQRYQDLQDIIAILGIDELSEEDKQLVGRARRVERFLSQNMFAAEQFTGQAGSNVPLKENIDAFDRLCKGEFDHVPEQAFFMIGGLDDLAKKAETLGAKL
- a CDS encoding F0F1 ATP synthase subunit epsilon, which encodes MAEMTVELVAVERRVWSGEATFVFARTTVGEIGILPHHIPLMAQLVADAPVRIDTADGEELIFAVDGGFLAIAENGVTILAEAAEAAADIDAEQAERDAASDDERVSARGRARLRALGRSG